From one Candidatus Zixiibacteriota bacterium genomic stretch:
- the flhA gene encoding flagellar biosynthesis protein FlhA, translated as MAVAAQDTLLSRIMTRSDIVLAFGVIGIIVVLVIPLPAAMLDFALAFNITFSLVVLLTTLYITKPLDLSVFPGMLLIVTLMRLSLNVASTRLILGQGYAGEVINSFGNFVVQGNYVVGFIVFVILVIIQFVVITKGAGRISEVAARFTLDAMPGKQMAIDADLNAGIINDQEARERRAEIAREADFYGAMDGASKFVRGDAIAGILITLINVIGGFIIGIALNGMPLAEALRTYSLLSIGDGLVTQIPALLVSTASGIIVTRAASDSNMGTDLTRQLSRQPRAILITGLVLILFGIVPGLPTMTFVAIGAAVSGIGMLTRKAAKQQALAGEQEARAKQQQQPPPKERTEDLLKVDTIGLEIGYGLIPMVDANQGGDLLDRVGTIRKQLAAELGIVVPPVRIRDNVQLKPNQYLIKIKGIAVASYELMIDHLLAINPGFVEEKLDGFETKDPAYALNASWIIPTLKEVAEAQGYTVVEPSAVLATHLTETIRGAASEILTRQDVQHLIDTLKEDYPALVESVIPEHVSLGMLQKVLQSLLGERIPVRDLATIVETMSDYAPVTKETDVLAEYVRMSLKRQISELYKDGAGRINVFTMDPAIEHQLSESVQNTKQGLMLVMDPSLTELLLARIGAQVERMQNAGLTPVCICSPNIRLALRRLVEASFPGLAVISYNEVMPSAEVVSTGVVRLNDDN; from the coding sequence ATGGCTGTCGCCGCCCAGGATACCCTGCTGTCGCGCATCATGACGCGGTCCGATATCGTGCTCGCTTTCGGCGTCATCGGCATCATCGTGGTGCTGGTGATTCCGCTGCCGGCGGCGATGCTGGACTTCGCTCTCGCGTTCAATATCACTTTCTCGCTGGTGGTGCTCCTGACCACGCTGTACATCACCAAGCCGCTGGATCTGTCCGTGTTTCCCGGCATGCTGCTGATCGTCACGCTGATGCGACTGTCGCTCAACGTGGCGTCGACACGCCTGATCCTTGGGCAGGGGTACGCCGGCGAGGTGATCAACTCGTTCGGCAATTTTGTCGTGCAGGGCAACTACGTCGTCGGATTTATCGTCTTCGTCATCCTCGTCATTATTCAGTTCGTCGTCATCACCAAGGGCGCCGGGCGGATATCGGAAGTCGCGGCACGATTCACTCTCGATGCCATGCCCGGCAAGCAGATGGCGATCGACGCCGACTTGAACGCGGGCATTATCAACGACCAGGAAGCCCGGGAGCGTCGCGCGGAGATCGCCCGCGAGGCCGACTTCTACGGCGCCATGGACGGCGCGTCGAAATTCGTTCGCGGTGACGCCATCGCCGGCATTCTCATCACGCTTATCAACGTCATCGGCGGTTTCATTATCGGTATCGCTCTCAACGGCATGCCGCTCGCCGAGGCGCTTCGCACGTACTCGCTGCTGTCGATCGGCGACGGCCTGGTCACCCAGATTCCCGCGCTGCTGGTGTCCACGGCATCGGGCATTATCGTGACTCGCGCTGCGTCGGACTCCAACATGGGCACCGACCTGACCCGCCAGCTTTCGCGTCAGCCCCGGGCGATACTGATCACCGGTCTCGTGCTGATCCTGTTCGGGATCGTGCCGGGACTTCCCACGATGACTTTTGTGGCGATCGGCGCGGCGGTGAGCGGGATCGGGATGCTCACGCGCAAGGCCGCGAAGCAGCAGGCGCTTGCCGGCGAGCAGGAGGCGCGCGCGAAGCAACAGCAGCAGCCGCCGCCGAAAGAGCGCACCGAAGACCTGCTGAAAGTCGATACCATCGGCCTCGAGATCGGCTACGGATTGATCCCGATGGTCGACGCCAACCAGGGCGGCGATTTGCTCGACCGGGTCGGTACGATCCGCAAGCAACTGGCGGCCGAACTGGGGATCGTGGTGCCGCCGGTACGCATCCGCGACAACGTGCAGCTGAAACCGAATCAGTACCTGATCAAGATCAAAGGTATCGCGGTCGCGTCGTACGAACTGATGATCGACCATCTGCTGGCGATCAATCCGGGCTTCGTCGAAGAGAAGCTCGACGGATTCGAGACCAAAGACCCGGCCTACGCCCTGAATGCCAGCTGGATCATCCCGACCCTGAAAGAGGTCGCCGAGGCTCAGGGCTATACGGTCGTGGAGCCGTCGGCCGTGCTGGCTACGCATCTAACGGAGACCATCCGGGGCGCCGCGTCGGAGATTCTCACGCGTCAGGACGTGCAGCATTTGATCGACACCCTCAAGGAAGATTACCCGGCTCTCGTCGAATCCGTCATCCCCGAGCACGTTTCGCTCGGCATGCTCCAGAAGGTGCTGCAGTCGCTGCTCGGCGAGCGAATTCCCGTGCGCGACCTCGCGACGATCGTCGAGACGATGTCCGATTATGCGCCGGTCACGAAGGAAACCGACGTGCTCGCCGAGTACGTCCGCATGTCGCTCAAGCGACAGATCAGCGAGCTGTACAAGGACGGCGCCGGACGGATCAACGTCTTCACGATGGATCCGGCAATCGAGCATCAGCTGTCGGAGTCGGTCCAGAATACGAAACAGGGTTTGATGCTGGTCATGGACCCGTCGCTGACCGAGCTGTTGCTCGCGAGGATCGGCGCGCAGGTCGAACGGATGCAAAACGCCGGATTGACGCCGGTCTGTATTTGCTCTCCCAATATACGCCTGGCCCTTCGCCGGCTGGTCGAAGCCAGCTTCCCGGGCCTCGCGGTCATTTCCTACAACGAAGTGATGCCCAGTGCAGAAGTAGTCTCCACCGGAGTGGTGAGGTTAAACGATGATAATTAA
- the fliR gene encoding flagellar biosynthetic protein FliR, protein MFDFVAFGTARLELFLLVLVRASGLFILSPIFSHRAIAKPIKAGLVILLSLITMMTIPTPAVPVTDSVVVLAGLAFLELMVGAIIGFVFLLIFLAVQGAGSMIGYQIGFALAEVLDPSTETQSSIIGTFWLMLATLIFLTLNGHHLIIQAFRDSYAVMPPGQITLEGGVGEAIMKHSAYVFVIALKIAAPVMVTLFLVDVTLGTVAKMMPQMNVFFIGFPIKVAAGIAVIALSLPIFGYIVEKSLTHLNTELGRLLLAMGKA, encoded by the coding sequence GTGTTTGACTTCGTTGCATTCGGAACGGCCCGGCTCGAATTGTTTCTGCTCGTGCTCGTACGGGCCTCCGGTCTGTTCATCCTCTCGCCGATTTTCTCCCACCGGGCGATCGCCAAGCCGATCAAGGCCGGGCTGGTCATTCTGTTGTCGCTGATCACCATGATGACCATCCCCACACCCGCCGTGCCGGTAACCGATTCGGTAGTTGTCCTGGCGGGGCTGGCGTTTCTGGAGCTGATGGTCGGCGCCATTATCGGGTTCGTTTTTCTTTTGATCTTTCTTGCGGTTCAGGGGGCCGGATCGATGATCGGATACCAGATCGGTTTTGCGCTCGCCGAAGTACTCGATCCCTCCACCGAAACGCAGTCATCGATAATCGGCACGTTCTGGCTGATGCTTGCGACGCTGATTTTTCTCACGCTCAACGGACACCACCTGATCATTCAGGCGTTCCGCGACAGCTATGCGGTCATGCCGCCGGGGCAGATCACGCTTGAGGGTGGAGTCGGCGAAGCAATCATGAAGCACAGCGCGTACGTGTTTGTGATCGCGCTCAAGATCGCCGCGCCCGTGATGGTGACGTTGTTTCTCGTGGACGTCACGCTCGGCACGGTGGCGAAAATGATGCCGCAGATGAACGTGTTTTTTATCGGGTTTCCGATCAAGGTGGCCGCCGGCATCGCGGTCATCGCGCTGTCGCTGCCGATTTTCGGCTACATCGTCGAAAAATCACTGACGCATCTGAATACCGAACTGGGTCGTCTCCTGCTCGCGATGGGAAAGGCGTAG
- a CDS encoding flagellar basal body-associated FliL family protein encodes MPPEEEKTTVEVSDDAHEAPKKKSNLMLFIIIGAVVVLGGAGGAFFMMGGDDAPSAPVSSATHEEKAEAAGEHGEKSKGSHATKMGNAIMYAIDDIVVNPSGTGGSRFLSVSFGFELASSALASEFEVREPLVRDALITILSSKSVAQLTDAREKEIMRYQVKKRLEQLLKTDQLVGVYYTDFVLQ; translated from the coding sequence ATGCCGCCAGAAGAAGAGAAGACTACAGTTGAAGTGTCGGACGATGCGCATGAGGCGCCGAAGAAGAAGTCGAACCTGATGCTGTTCATCATTATCGGCGCCGTGGTCGTGCTGGGCGGCGCGGGTGGTGCGTTTTTCATGATGGGCGGAGACGATGCCCCCAGCGCACCGGTCTCCAGCGCCACTCACGAGGAGAAGGCCGAAGCCGCCGGCGAACACGGCGAGAAGTCGAAAGGCTCACATGCCACGAAGATGGGCAACGCCATCATGTATGCGATCGACGACATCGTGGTGAACCCCTCGGGAACGGGCGGCTCGCGCTTCCTGTCGGTATCGTTCGGATTCGAGCTTGCCAGTTCGGCGCTCGCGAGCGAATTCGAGGTGCGGGAACCGCTGGTGCGGGACGCGCTGATTACCATCCTGTCGTCCAAGTCGGTCGCCCAGCTGACCGATGCGCGGGAAAAAGAGATCATGCGCTACCAGGTGAAAAAACGGCTCGAGCAGCTGCTCAAGACCGATCAACTGGTCGGCGTGTACTATACGGATTTCGTGCTGCAATAG
- the fliQ gene encoding flagellar biosynthesis protein FliQ, protein MTPQMVVTIGREALMAVLMVSAPMLGFALVVGLAIAIFQAVTQINEMTLTFVPKILAVAAALLIFLPWMINYLTDFTRHMFELIPTLVG, encoded by the coding sequence ATGACGCCACAAATGGTAGTAACGATCGGACGGGAAGCGCTGATGGCGGTGTTGATGGTATCGGCGCCGATGCTGGGGTTCGCCCTGGTGGTTGGTCTGGCGATCGCCATCTTTCAGGCCGTGACGCAGATCAACGAGATGACGCTGACGTTCGTGCCGAAGATCCTGGCGGTGGCGGCAGCATTGCTGATTTTTCTGCCGTGGATGATCAATTACCTGACGGATTTTACGCGCCACATGTTCGAGCTTATCCCCACTCTAGTCGGCTGA
- a CDS encoding flagellar hook capping FlgD N-terminal domain-containing protein: protein MGFISPIATDASGNAKMTGATQSLGKDDFLSLLVTKLQYQDPLEPMADEDFIAQLAQFSSLEQMNNISEGIAQANEWDFLQMQSLNNALATNLLGRDVQTDLDGVYFDGENDAKMNFTNDRYATEIEFLIRNDAGDVIRRITVENVAEGPQTVSWDGKDNQGNRVPAGYYEVEASGMDADGVSYTPPVKLIARVDSITYRDGAAYLNAGGMEISLGDIVSVGEAGALAGDEDDG from the coding sequence ATGGGTTTTATATCGCCAATCGCCACGGACGCATCGGGAAACGCGAAGATGACCGGCGCGACCCAGTCCCTCGGCAAGGATGACTTCCTGTCGCTGCTGGTTACGAAACTTCAGTACCAGGATCCGCTGGAGCCGATGGCCGACGAGGATTTCATCGCGCAGCTGGCGCAGTTTTCATCGCTCGAGCAGATGAACAATATTTCCGAGGGAATCGCGCAGGCCAACGAGTGGGACTTTCTCCAGATGCAGTCTCTGAACAACGCGCTGGCGACGAATCTGCTGGGGCGTGACGTGCAGACCGATCTCGACGGGGTTTACTTCGACGGCGAGAACGACGCCAAAATGAATTTCACCAACGATCGGTATGCGACCGAGATCGAGTTTCTCATACGCAACGACGCCGGGGACGTGATTCGCCGCATTACGGTGGAGAATGTCGCCGAGGGTCCGCAGACGGTGTCCTGGGACGGCAAGGACAACCAGGGCAACCGGGTGCCGGCGGGATATTATGAAGTTGAAGCGAGCGGTATGGACGCCGATGGCGTCAGCTACACGCCGCCGGTCAAGTTGATTGCCCGCGTGGACAGTATCACCTATCGCGACGGCGCCGCGTATCTCAACGCCGGCGGCATGGAGATTTCGCTGGGTGATATCGTCTCGGTTGGTGAGGCGGGCGCGCTGGCCGGTGACGAGGACGACGGATAG
- a CDS encoding flagellar biosynthetic protein FliO — protein MVAIKPHNRRVYTTVALVLVVALSGLVMLTVGDASADNSSLAALQQKADHGAATISAQPVSPYGALVKMIAALVVVIASIYGGLYLLNRQMKRRQYGRTGGRSLDVLETAFVGPKKTVSLVRVADRAVLIGVTDNQISVLTELSEPETARILAEQPQPSQETFGSLLNSAVDRVKKLRGREALARA, from the coding sequence TTGGTCGCGATTAAACCACATAATCGGCGCGTGTACACGACCGTGGCGCTGGTCCTGGTGGTGGCGTTGTCGGGGCTGGTGATGCTGACGGTTGGCGACGCATCGGCTGACAACAGTTCGCTGGCGGCGTTGCAGCAGAAGGCCGACCACGGAGCAGCAACCATCTCGGCACAGCCGGTTTCGCCGTACGGCGCGCTCGTAAAGATGATCGCCGCGCTGGTGGTGGTGATCGCCAGCATCTACGGTGGTCTGTACCTGTTGAACCGGCAGATGAAGCGCCGGCAGTACGGTCGGACGGGCGGACGTTCGCTCGACGTACTCGAGACGGCGTTTGTGGGTCCCAAGAAGACCGTATCGCTGGTGCGCGTGGCCGACCGGGCGGTGCTGATCGGAGTGACGGACAACCAGATCTCCGTGCTGACGGAGTTGAGCGAGCCGGAAACGGCGCGCATTTTGGCCGAACAGCCGCAGCCGAGTCAGGAGACTTTCGGCTCGCTTTTGAACTCGGCCGTTGATCGTGTAAAGAAGCTTCGCGGTCGCGAAGCGCTGGCGCGGGCGTAA
- a CDS encoding TIGR02530 family flagellar biosynthesis protein — protein MANALKISNYQRPVDLLEISRRGKQPTESVSGKNSFEQMFSQELAGSRGVTFSKHASERLYSRGIEIGNELMGRIAGAIDKAELKGSKETLILTDDAALVVSVKNRTVITAFDRENLREGVVTSIDSAVIL, from the coding sequence ATGGCAAACGCGCTGAAAATCTCGAACTACCAGCGTCCCGTGGATTTGCTGGAAATCTCGCGACGGGGCAAGCAGCCGACCGAGTCGGTATCCGGGAAGAACTCGTTCGAGCAGATGTTCTCGCAGGAACTGGCCGGGTCGCGCGGCGTGACGTTTTCGAAACACGCCAGCGAGCGGCTGTACTCACGGGGCATCGAAATCGGCAACGAGTTGATGGGTCGCATCGCGGGCGCCATCGACAAAGCGGAGCTGAAAGGGTCGAAGGAAACGCTGATCCTCACCGATGATGCCGCGCTGGTGGTTTCGGTGAAGAATCGCACGGTCATCACGGCGTTCGATCGCGAAAACCTTCGCGAAGGCGTGGTTACGTCGATCGATTCCGCAGTGATCCTGTAG
- the flhB gene encoding flagellar biosynthesis protein FlhB gives MADEQGFQEKTEQATPRRRQKAREEGRVAKSMELNSALIIVLGCTAIFLLGPTLSTQLRLLMSTTMANAPGIAAQDPTFTKSWTDSMYAFFSVVGPVFVVMMVIGLGSNIAQVGFHISNKALEPKFDKLNIVNGLKRLFAVRSLVTLVRDSVKLLIVGVIGYYAIKSEFDEFFLLPDMTVAQIATTMGTMALVIALKIGAAMLVLAALDYAYQRYEFEKSIKMSKQDIRDEMKDTEGSPQVKARVRQIQREMARNRMMSEVPTADVVITNPTHIAVALKYDVAIGGAPIVIAKGERLIAQKIKEIAYAHDIPVIEDKPLARALFKLCDIGQAIPANLYRAVAEVLAYVYRLKGKAVK, from the coding sequence ATGGCCGACGAACAGGGATTCCAGGAAAAAACGGAACAGGCAACTCCGCGACGGAGGCAGAAGGCCCGCGAAGAAGGTCGGGTGGCGAAGTCGATGGAGCTGAACTCGGCGCTGATAATCGTGCTGGGCTGCACCGCGATTTTTCTGCTGGGCCCGACCCTTTCCACGCAGCTTCGCCTGCTGATGTCCACGACGATGGCGAACGCACCCGGTATCGCCGCCCAGGATCCGACCTTCACGAAGTCATGGACCGACTCAATGTATGCGTTTTTCTCGGTTGTCGGGCCGGTCTTCGTCGTGATGATGGTGATCGGGCTCGGCTCCAACATCGCCCAGGTAGGATTTCACATCTCCAACAAGGCGCTGGAGCCGAAGTTCGACAAGCTGAATATCGTGAACGGGCTCAAGCGGCTGTTCGCGGTGCGCTCGCTGGTCACGCTGGTGCGCGATTCGGTCAAGCTGCTGATCGTGGGGGTGATCGGCTACTACGCGATCAAGTCGGAGTTCGACGAGTTTTTCCTGCTGCCGGATATGACGGTTGCCCAGATCGCCACGACGATGGGGACGATGGCGCTGGTGATCGCGTTGAAGATCGGCGCCGCGATGCTCGTACTGGCCGCACTCGACTACGCCTACCAGCGGTACGAATTCGAAAAGTCTATCAAGATGTCCAAGCAGGACATCCGCGATGAAATGAAGGACACCGAGGGCTCGCCGCAGGTGAAGGCGCGGGTGCGCCAGATACAGCGCGAGATGGCCCGCAATCGCATGATGAGCGAAGTCCCCACGGCCGATGTCGTAATCACCAACCCGACGCACATCGCGGTGGCGTTGAAGTACGACGTCGCAATCGGCGGCGCTCCGATCGTGATTGCCAAGGGCGAGCGCCTGATAGCGCAGAAGATCAAGGAAATCGCATACGCGCACGACATCCCGGTGATCGAAGACAAGCCGCTCGCGCGCGCCCTGTTCAAGCTGTGCGATATCGGGCAGGCGATCCCCGCGAACCTCTACCGCGCGGTTGCCGAGGTTCTGGCCTACGTGTACCGACTCAAGGGAAAGGCGGTGAAGTAA
- the fliP gene encoding flagellar type III secretion system pore protein FliP (The bacterial flagellar biogenesis protein FliP forms a type III secretion system (T3SS)-type pore required for flagellar assembly.), translated as MKKLFRTLVAAGLALGIQTGSSLAQSIPKISIEVGESANPSELSTTLQIVILITVLALAPSILIMITSFIRIAVVLSFLRHAIGTQQMPPNQLLVGLALIVTFFVMSPVINQSYNEGIKPYLDEQIKGEEAFEKAVGPFRHFMLAQTREQDLALFVDIAQLPEPEKPEDIPLHVLIPGFVISELRTAFQIAFVIFIPFLVIDMVVASVLMSMGMMMLPPIIVSLPFKLLLFVLVDGWYLLVKSLVESFRV; from the coding sequence ATGAAAAAACTGTTTCGCACTCTGGTCGCGGCCGGGCTCGCTCTCGGCATTCAGACGGGATCGTCGCTCGCCCAGTCGATACCGAAAATATCGATCGAAGTGGGCGAATCCGCCAATCCGTCGGAGTTGTCCACCACCCTTCAAATCGTCATCCTGATCACGGTACTGGCGCTCGCGCCGTCGATCCTGATCATGATCACGTCGTTCATCCGTATCGCGGTCGTGCTGTCGTTTCTGCGGCATGCGATCGGGACGCAGCAGATGCCGCCCAACCAGTTGCTGGTCGGCCTCGCGCTGATCGTGACCTTTTTCGTGATGTCGCCGGTGATCAATCAGTCGTACAACGAGGGGATCAAACCCTATCTCGACGAGCAGATCAAGGGGGAGGAGGCGTTCGAGAAGGCCGTGGGGCCGTTCCGCCATTTCATGCTTGCGCAGACGCGCGAACAGGATTTGGCCCTGTTTGTGGATATCGCCCAGCTGCCGGAGCCGGAGAAGCCCGAAGACATCCCGCTTCATGTGCTCATTCCGGGATTCGTGATCTCGGAACTTCGCACGGCATTTCAGATCGCGTTCGTGATTTTCATTCCGTTTCTGGTGATTGATATGGTGGTGGCATCGGTGCTGATGTCGATGGGTATGATGATGCTGCCGCCGATTATCGTCTCGCTGCCGTTCAAGCTTTTGTTGTTCGTGCTGGTGGACGGCTGGTACCTGTTAGTCAAGTCGCTTGTCGAGTCATTCAGAGTGTAA
- a CDS encoding flagellar hook-basal body complex protein: protein MMASLYAGVSGLKNHQVKMNVIGNNIANINTIGFKAGRVNFQEALVQTTRGAGRPSTVSGGTNPVQLGLGMQVASVDNLFQQGGLETTGQITDLAIQGSGFFILGDNNNNRFYTRAGAFGFDADSTLVDPATGLYVLGRMADATGQIPSLATTGPIQLPFGQQDPAQATELVTLANNLDASATDARTTLESSGLSSVVSVSGIALDGVGGTHSISITGNQATNSVATGANVATDDAGVPIGGLSLTDTLGSLHITDFSLGFRIDGDSTTQNVSGLSATSTIQDVINAITEIEGLTADLVGGELQITRNKAGLYSFESGTGTTTTDAVTGVVSGNMIGVLFGANGSTFGASNGIAHTFVATDTFTPDRGTGAAVGPFTTNLDYVIDENTGIVTGLTGLGGDDSVEIKAGSDGITTTLANPADPASDDPLVISTEPTIHSTSINVYDSQGTKHTLTIEFSKSNVQSRWEWTATMLGNETITVGGRGYVQFNADGSLNAFEYSAGANGMTIEPNNGAETMRIAFDAGTPFEFSGLTQFGSPHTASIIGQDGYGLGILEKISIDKAGNISGIFSNGVTRVLAQIMLADFNNQAGLRKAGRSLYQESANSGQAVQGVAGSTVSGEITSGALEASSVDISQEFTTMITTQRGFQANSRIITTSDSMLDELVNLKR from the coding sequence ATGATGGCATCACTGTACGCAGGTGTCTCGGGCCTGAAGAATCATCAGGTCAAGATGAACGTGATCGGTAACAACATCGCGAACATCAACACTATCGGTTTCAAAGCCGGTCGTGTGAATTTTCAGGAAGCACTTGTGCAGACGACGCGGGGCGCGGGACGGCCCTCAACCGTATCCGGCGGTACCAATCCGGTTCAGCTCGGGCTGGGCATGCAGGTAGCCTCAGTGGACAACCTGTTCCAGCAGGGCGGTCTGGAGACGACGGGCCAGATTACCGATCTGGCGATTCAGGGAAGCGGATTTTTCATTCTTGGCGATAACAACAACAATCGTTTTTACACGCGCGCCGGTGCATTCGGTTTTGACGCCGACTCGACTCTGGTAGATCCGGCGACCGGTCTGTACGTACTCGGCCGCATGGCCGACGCGACCGGCCAGATACCGTCGCTGGCGACGACCGGCCCGATCCAGCTGCCGTTCGGGCAGCAGGACCCGGCCCAGGCGACCGAACTGGTGACGCTGGCCAACAATCTCGACGCATCGGCGACCGACGCCCGCACCACGCTCGAGTCGTCCGGCCTGTCCAGCGTCGTATCGGTATCCGGTATCGCTCTTGACGGTGTCGGCGGAACGCACTCGATTTCGATTACGGGCAACCAGGCGACCAACTCCGTCGCCACGGGTGCAAATGTCGCGACCGACGACGCCGGCGTCCCGATCGGCGGGCTGTCGCTGACCGATACGCTCGGTTCGCTGCATATCACCGATTTCTCGCTCGGTTTCCGGATCGACGGGGACTCAACGACGCAAAACGTCAGCGGGCTCTCGGCGACGTCAACCATCCAGGATGTCATCAACGCGATCACTGAAATTGAAGGTCTGACGGCTGACCTGGTTGGCGGCGAGCTGCAGATCACCCGCAACAAGGCGGGATTGTACAGCTTCGAATCGGGGACCGGCACGACGACGACCGACGCGGTGACCGGTGTGGTCAGCGGCAACATGATCGGCGTGTTGTTCGGCGCGAACGGTTCGACGTTCGGCGCCAGCAACGGTATTGCGCACACGTTCGTGGCGACCGATACCTTCACGCCGGACCGCGGGACCGGGGCGGCAGTGGGGCCGTTCACGACCAATCTCGATTATGTCATTGACGAGAATACCGGTATCGTCACCGGGCTGACGGGACTGGGCGGCGACGACAGCGTGGAAATCAAGGCGGGCAGCGACGGGATCACGACGACCCTGGCGAACCCGGCCGATCCGGCGAGCGATGATCCGCTCGTGATCAGCACGGAGCCGACCATCCACTCGACGTCGATCAACGTGTATGACTCGCAGGGAACGAAGCACACGCTGACGATTGAATTCTCGAAGTCCAATGTCCAGAGCCGCTGGGAGTGGACGGCAACGATGCTCGGCAACGAGACGATTACGGTCGGGGGCCGCGGCTACGTGCAGTTCAACGCCGACGGATCGCTGAACGCGTTCGAGTATTCGGCCGGGGCGAACGGTATGACGATCGAGCCGAACAACGGCGCGGAGACGATGCGAATCGCGTTCGATGCGGGCACGCCGTTCGAATTCAGCGGTCTCACGCAGTTCGGGTCGCCGCATACGGCGTCGATCATCGGCCAGGACGGATACGGTCTGGGTATCCTTGAGAAGATCTCGATCGATAAGGCCGGGAATATCTCGGGGATATTCTCGAACGGTGTCACCCGGGTTCTGGCGCAGATCATGCTGGCCGATTTCAACAACCAGGCCGGTCTGCGCAAGGCAGGGCGGTCACTGTACCAGGAGTCGGCGAACTCCGGGCAGGCGGTTCAGGGCGTCGCCGGGTCGACCGTCTCGGGCGAGATAACATCGGGCGCGCTGGAGGCGTCGTCGGTGGACATCTCGCAGGAGTTCACGACGATGATAACGACGCAGCGCGGATTCCAGGCGAATTCACGGATAATTACCACCTCGGACAGCATGCTGGACGAGCTGGTGAATCTGAAGAGATAA
- the fliM gene encoding flagellar motor switch protein FliM has product MAKILSQDEIDALLTTVTSGDSEASAADFDDEKLRSIVAYDFKHPNRVSKDQIRTLENMHDNFAGHFGSSLSTVLRSIVDVDLVSVDQITYSEFIMSLVSPSSTYTFSARPLEAVCLVDFNPTLTFSLIDRMFGGHGKILESERELTGIERSVMGRLVQRLYRELARSWEHLVQIEIEQISFETNPQFIQIVPPGETVVVISLQIKLFQSTGLLTICYPYVSLEPVISKLSAQNWIDATKKKNLAVDRDVNSDNLKDVQADVAAVLLQSRIKMRDFLRLKLGDVIPSEKKISQPIDIWVNRQKKYTAHPGLAGKKRAFQVLEIYDQYAEEKRKYAGREGS; this is encoded by the coding sequence GTGGCCAAGATTCTTTCACAGGACGAGATCGATGCCCTGTTGACGACGGTGACGTCGGGCGACTCAGAGGCGAGTGCGGCGGATTTCGACGACGAGAAACTTCGGTCGATCGTCGCCTACGACTTCAAGCACCCGAACCGGGTGTCCAAGGATCAGATCCGCACGCTCGAAAACATGCACGACAACTTCGCGGGCCATTTCGGCTCGTCGTTGTCAACCGTGCTGCGTTCGATCGTCGACGTCGATCTCGTCTCGGTGGACCAGATCACCTATTCGGAGTTCATCATGTCTTTGGTGAGCCCGTCGAGTACGTACACGTTTTCGGCGCGACCGCTGGAGGCCGTGTGTCTGGTCGACTTCAATCCGACGCTGACGTTTTCGCTGATCGACCGCATGTTCGGCGGTCACGGCAAGATTCTGGAGTCGGAGCGGGAGTTGACCGGTATCGAGCGATCGGTGATGGGCCGGCTCGTGCAGCGGCTGTACCGGGAGCTGGCCCGGTCGTGGGAGCACCTGGTGCAGATCGAGATCGAGCAGATCAGTTTCGAAACGAATCCGCAGTTCATTCAGATCGTGCCGCCGGGCGAGACGGTGGTGGTGATATCCCTGCAGATAAAGCTGTTTCAGTCGACGGGATTGCTGACGATCTGCTATCCGTACGTGTCGCTGGAGCCGGTCATTTCGAAGCTGTCGGCGCAGAACTGGATCGACGCCACCAAGAAGAAGAATCTGGCGGTCGACCGCGACGTCAATTCGGACAACCTGAAGGACGTCCAGGCCGATGTCGCCGCGGTATTGCTGCAGTCGCGAATCAAAATGCGCGATTTTCTCCGCTTGAAGCTGGGGGACGTGATTCCATCGGAGAAGAAGATATCGCAGCCGATCGATATCTGGGTGAACCGTCAGAAGAAGTACACGGCGCACCCGGGTCTGGCCGGCAAGAAACGCGCATTCCAGGTATTGGAAATCTACGATCAATATGCCGAGGAGAAGAGAAAGTATGCCGGACGAGAAGGATCTTGA